From a single Cyclobacterium marinum DSM 745 genomic region:
- a CDS encoding aspartyl protease family protein, which yields MYYRIQWLTILIIWSLPVLPVESQVPGFYMKRAEKKITLPFIDSNSLIILPVSINGGPPVNFIFDTGVKSNIFFSKSIADELQMHYTRKLNLVGADGQTVLSASVSPNNHFDMGPIEGIFQAILVLDEDFLELEKVLGVPIYGVIGHEFFKNNPIKVDYDNGLITFFKRQAFKWKPFWYREIPIELIGNKPYITTNIKQANGPDLQAKLLIDTGANHGLLLNQETSEDIVLPEPNLESSLGRSLGGDLEGFVGRVKKLNINGLNFKGVITSYPEKNEFSEVLINTGRMGSLGSELLNHMKIIFDYPRNRILYKKSGKYKTPFKYDMSGLIVRVSSLEEKRYYIHEVREDSPAYRHGAREMDEILTINKIPAMFWELSDITELLRSEEGKVISLELLRADPEDNFRDKIYKVTFLLEKQL from the coding sequence ATGTATTATAGGATCCAGTGGCTAACCATTTTGATAATTTGGTCTTTACCGGTCTTGCCTGTAGAGAGTCAAGTCCCTGGTTTTTACATGAAAAGAGCGGAAAAGAAAATCACGTTACCCTTTATAGATTCAAACAGCCTCATAATCCTTCCTGTATCCATTAATGGAGGTCCACCGGTGAATTTCATTTTTGATACCGGGGTAAAATCAAATATCTTTTTTAGCAAATCGATAGCAGATGAATTGCAAATGCATTATACCAGAAAGCTCAATTTGGTGGGGGCAGATGGACAAACCGTTTTAAGTGCTTCCGTTTCTCCAAACAATCATTTTGACATGGGACCTATAGAGGGGATTTTTCAGGCAATTTTGGTATTGGATGAGGATTTTCTGGAATTGGAGAAAGTGCTTGGTGTACCAATATATGGCGTTATTGGGCATGAGTTTTTTAAGAACAACCCCATTAAAGTTGATTATGACAATGGGTTAATCACCTTTTTTAAACGTCAAGCCTTCAAATGGAAACCATTTTGGTATAGAGAAATTCCCATAGAACTAATTGGTAACAAACCTTATATTACCACAAATATAAAACAGGCAAATGGACCGGATTTGCAAGCCAAACTTCTCATTGACACGGGAGCGAACCATGGCTTGCTACTCAACCAAGAAACCAGTGAGGACATCGTTCTTCCTGAACCCAATCTTGAGAGTAGCTTAGGGAGATCTCTTGGTGGCGATTTGGAAGGTTTTGTTGGGAGGGTAAAAAAGTTAAACATCAATGGTTTGAACTTTAAAGGTGTCATTACCTCCTACCCTGAAAAAAATGAGTTTTCTGAAGTGCTGATAAATACGGGAAGAATGGGAAGTTTGGGGTCAGAACTACTCAACCATATGAAGATAATTTTTGATTATCCAAGAAACCGAATTTTGTATAAAAAAAGCGGAAAGTACAAAACCCCTTTCAAGTATGACATGAGTGGCTTAATTGTGCGGGTAAGTTCATTAGAGGAGAAAAGATACTATATCCACGAGGTTCGTGAAGATTCACCGGCATACCGCCATGGCGCCAGAGAAATGGATGAAATTCTTACCATTAATAAAATACCGGCTATGTTTTGGGAACTTTCAGACATTACCGAATTACTACGGTCTGAAGAAGGTAAAGTAATTTCTTTGGAGCTGTTAAGAGCGGACCCTGAGGACAATTTCAGAGACAAAATTTATAAAGTTACCTTTTTACTCGAGAAGCAATTGTAA
- a CDS encoding sensor histidine kinase, with amino-acid sequence MFDNNFKSQLLTFKRLNDGRFEILHQSNEAIFWASPELNSLNLKILDDFFSIEHVSLLDCIFKQLGKSDHFKTPFLLNSQSFLWLKIEGCIVPHGNHGFLVNAMINQTPSGEGSSWLIDSEEQKIINELGNPIKHQLSKFDDLHEYLLLKYPLLKVEIFDLMPFPKLKNGVLNDKGLKIRIQNICSDFQLVTLKEAQAQKSSIKKIKKQRKINDLEYHEKVYFKYLSKTKEVLWAGPLHNLLGYEDGNFRSFYIWDWLNLIHPEDKQKIEDFLSLGHYGKNNYSISYRVKHKKGHYQEIKNSVRFFQSPYTLEEGLTGNIINISTPQNSPIKPKSKEGLIKKLFEKKFIQGMLTEVSAISSLFKGKNLFEEINYLFYRKLGFKYCLIGNLSNGKKEMEVLALCGAGKKLLDRDKKWAKILNEELLLMDSTNNFVMISSENNEQLANISSLADQQISSLIRLKLYDTERNEIGTMCLLHDQPIKNKNHYSELFSILRDWISKELYRFRFESMLQETNYMHDAILNGTAYAIFAVNHQFEPILINNKTLPIFNIKNKKDLLKTILIKDNIKKTLHQVIINFLKTDRKVAYFHLPCEDNNYKELKISFTRILYGKENKKSYVIFVDDITERTLSEKKLIKTEQLYRSIAENFPQGTVDVLDNSYHYLFTDGEEYKMSATDPKSLLGTNLLKQLTGKNLKIVKSNLSKVLKGQRVSFETETKRKKYLQSAVPLMNDSDEVERILLVKQNITEAKKLESDRVNLIKDLKSHNEELLRFAYIVSHNLRAPIVNISLLLDLYNEENPADPENLEIWENLKISTNLLDSTLQDLIEVVSIKKQKIPKVEQIDFKLLLNNIEKSLFNQLKESGIVIHKDFTALNDINYIYAHLENFFMNFMTNAVKYKHPDRSPIVNINTYRDGKYCVIRFEDNGIGMDLSRYGDRIFGLYQRFHTHVEGKGLGLYLVREQIRAHDGKIEVESEVGKGTIFRVYLRNLIINQS; translated from the coding sequence ATGTTTGATAATAATTTCAAATCACAATTACTGACTTTTAAAAGATTAAATGATGGTCGATTTGAGATTCTTCACCAATCCAATGAGGCCATTTTTTGGGCAAGCCCTGAGCTCAATTCATTAAATTTAAAAATACTGGATGACTTTTTTTCCATTGAGCATGTATCTTTATTAGATTGTATATTCAAACAATTAGGGAAAAGTGATCACTTTAAAACTCCTTTTTTATTAAACAGTCAATCCTTTCTTTGGCTGAAAATTGAAGGCTGTATTGTTCCTCATGGAAACCATGGATTTTTGGTGAATGCCATGATCAATCAAACTCCTAGTGGTGAAGGGAGTTCATGGTTAATCGATTCCGAAGAACAAAAAATAATAAATGAGCTAGGAAACCCAATCAAACATCAACTTTCCAAGTTTGATGATCTTCATGAATACTTATTGTTAAAATACCCACTACTTAAAGTAGAGATTTTTGATCTAATGCCCTTCCCAAAACTGAAAAACGGTGTATTAAACGATAAAGGTCTAAAAATCAGAATTCAAAACATTTGCTCGGACTTTCAATTGGTAACCTTAAAGGAAGCTCAAGCTCAAAAATCTTCTATAAAAAAAATAAAAAAGCAGCGTAAGATTAATGATCTTGAATACCATGAAAAGGTCTACTTCAAATACCTAAGCAAAACTAAGGAAGTTTTATGGGCGGGACCATTGCACAATTTATTAGGCTATGAGGATGGTAACTTTAGAAGTTTTTACATATGGGATTGGCTGAATTTGATTCATCCGGAGGATAAGCAAAAGATTGAAGATTTTTTATCTTTAGGGCACTATGGAAAAAATAACTACTCTATTTCCTATAGGGTAAAGCATAAAAAAGGACATTATCAAGAAATAAAAAATAGCGTTCGCTTTTTTCAAAGCCCATATACTTTAGAGGAGGGGCTTACTGGCAACATCATCAATATCTCTACCCCTCAAAACAGTCCTATTAAACCAAAAAGCAAAGAAGGCCTAATAAAAAAACTATTCGAGAAAAAATTTATCCAGGGCATGTTGACAGAAGTGTCAGCCATCTCAAGCTTATTTAAGGGGAAAAATTTATTCGAAGAAATTAATTACCTATTTTATAGAAAGTTAGGGTTTAAATATTGCCTTATTGGAAATTTAAGTAACGGAAAAAAGGAGATGGAGGTCTTGGCGCTTTGTGGTGCCGGGAAAAAGCTATTGGACAGGGATAAGAAATGGGCCAAAATTCTTAATGAAGAATTGCTTTTAATGGACAGCACGAACAATTTTGTGATGATCAGTTCAGAAAATAATGAACAACTGGCTAATATTTCCAGTTTGGCTGACCAACAAATCAGTTCATTAATCCGACTAAAGCTTTACGATACTGAGAGAAATGAAATAGGCACCATGTGTTTACTTCATGACCAACCCATTAAAAACAAAAACCACTATAGTGAGCTGTTTAGTATACTGAGAGATTGGATAAGCAAAGAGCTTTACCGATTCCGATTTGAAAGCATGTTACAGGAAACCAATTACATGCACGACGCCATATTGAATGGTACTGCTTATGCCATATTTGCTGTCAACCACCAATTTGAGCCCATACTGATAAACAATAAAACTCTCCCAATATTTAATATCAAGAATAAAAAGGACTTATTAAAAACCATCCTAATAAAGGATAACATAAAAAAAACGCTCCATCAAGTAATCATCAACTTTCTAAAAACCGATCGGAAAGTAGCCTACTTCCATCTTCCTTGTGAAGATAACAATTATAAAGAGCTGAAAATTTCATTTACAAGAATCTTATATGGAAAAGAGAACAAGAAATCCTATGTTATTTTTGTAGATGACATCACTGAAAGAACCCTCTCAGAGAAGAAACTAATTAAAACTGAGCAGTTGTACAGAAGTATTGCAGAAAACTTTCCACAGGGAACCGTGGATGTTTTAGACAATAGTTATCATTATTTATTCACCGATGGTGAAGAATATAAAATGTCTGCTACAGACCCTAAATCCTTGTTAGGCACCAACCTCTTAAAACAATTGACAGGTAAAAACCTAAAAATTGTCAAGAGCAACCTTAGCAAAGTACTGAAAGGCCAAAGAGTTAGTTTTGAAACTGAGACCAAAAGAAAAAAATACCTGCAAAGTGCAGTGCCATTAATGAATGATTCAGATGAGGTAGAGCGTATTTTATTAGTAAAACAAAATATTACAGAGGCAAAAAAACTTGAATCAGACCGTGTCAACTTAATTAAAGACTTAAAATCTCATAATGAAGAGCTATTGAGGTTTGCCTATATTGTATCTCATAACCTGAGAGCACCAATCGTCAATATTTCACTATTATTAGACCTTTATAATGAGGAAAACCCTGCAGATCCTGAAAATCTAGAAATTTGGGAAAACCTTAAAATTTCAACCAATTTACTGGACTCCACTCTTCAGGATCTGATAGAAGTAGTTTCTATTAAGAAACAAAAAATACCAAAGGTTGAGCAAATAGATTTCAAACTGCTACTCAACAATATTGAAAAAAGCTTATTTAACCAACTCAAAGAATCTGGTATTGTCATCCACAAAGACTTTACAGCTTTAAATGATATTAACTATATCTATGCACACCTTGAAAACTTTTTTATGAATTTCATGACCAATGCTGTCAAATACAAACATCCGGATCGTAGCCCCATTGTCAACATTAATACCTATAGAGATGGAAAGTATTGCGTCATTAGATTTGAAGACAATGGGATAGGAATGGATTTATCCAGGTATGGTGACCGTATTTTTGGACTCTACCAAAGGTTTCATACCCACGTTGAAGGAAAAGGCCTAGGTCTCTACTTAGTTAGAGAGCAAATTAGAGCTCATGATGGCAAAATCGAGGTAGAAAGTGAAGTTGGAAAAGGAACCATATTTAGAGTATATCTGAGAAATTTAATCATTAATCAATCTTAA
- the nagB gene encoding glucosamine-6-phosphate deaminase: MQIQIFQDKESLHRAVAQMFIDAVKAKPNIVLGLATGSSPLETYENMIKDHQEKGTDYSGVVTFNLDEYIGLEGTHSQSYRYFMNTSLFNGLNIPLDQTNVPSGIGDVNEICKAYEEKITSVGGIDLQLLGIGTNGHIGFNEPGTSFDTRTHVTALTQETIEGNARFFESEDSVPKKAVTMGIQTIMDAKKIALIAYGSKKAAAIRDMVNGPITEMMPASILQNHSDTTLFLDEEAAALLKAH; encoded by the coding sequence ATGCAAATACAAATTTTTCAAGACAAGGAAAGTTTACACCGTGCTGTTGCACAAATGTTCATTGATGCAGTAAAGGCCAAGCCAAACATTGTATTAGGTTTGGCCACCGGAAGCTCTCCCTTGGAAACCTATGAAAATATGATTAAAGACCATCAAGAAAAGGGCACCGATTATTCAGGGGTGGTTACTTTTAATTTGGATGAATACATTGGTCTAGAAGGAACCCATTCACAGAGTTACAGGTATTTTATGAATACTTCATTATTTAATGGACTCAATATTCCTTTGGACCAAACAAATGTTCCTAGCGGAATAGGAGATGTCAATGAAATTTGTAAGGCCTATGAAGAGAAAATTACGAGTGTCGGAGGAATAGATTTGCAATTATTGGGGATTGGTACAAATGGGCATATTGGATTTAATGAACCGGGTACCTCATTTGATACAAGAACCCATGTAACCGCATTGACACAAGAAACAATTGAAGGTAATGCACGCTTTTTTGAAAGTGAAGATAGTGTTCCCAAAAAGGCTGTCACCATGGGGATTCAGACCATTATGGATGCAAAAAAAATAGCGTTGATTGCATATGGTAGCAAAAAAGCTGCGGCCATTAGAGATATGGTGAATGGTCCAATAACGGAAATGATGCCTGCCTCTATTCTTCAAAACCATTCTGATACGACCTTGTTTTTAGATGAGGAAGCGGCAGCCTTACTAAAGGCCCATTAA
- a CDS encoding trimeric intracellular cation channel family protein yields the protein MDLQYALELVGTYFFAISGALAIQNKDQDLFGVGFMGFITAIGGGSLRDILIDSYPLVWIENVNFLYAIFAGLITTFLFFNHMTKLRKTLFLFDTLGIAFFTILGVEKCLNLGFRPEVAAIMGMFSAVMGGVIRDTLTNEIPILFRKEVYASACLAGAVLYLSLDYFGVVRNTNLLVSIALIIIIRLVAVRFKLNLPILN from the coding sequence ATGGATTTGCAATATGCTTTAGAGTTGGTAGGTACCTACTTTTTTGCGATTTCAGGTGCTTTGGCAATTCAAAATAAAGACCAAGATTTATTTGGGGTTGGATTTATGGGTTTCATCACGGCCATCGGAGGGGGTAGTTTGAGGGATATACTTATCGACTCCTACCCATTGGTTTGGATTGAAAATGTTAATTTTCTATACGCTATTTTTGCAGGCTTGATCACAACTTTTTTATTTTTCAATCACATGACCAAACTAAGGAAAACCTTGTTTCTGTTTGACACCTTAGGAATTGCATTTTTTACAATTTTGGGGGTGGAAAAATGTTTGAATCTAGGCTTCAGGCCTGAGGTAGCTGCCATTATGGGGATGTTTAGTGCTGTTATGGGAGGTGTTATCAGGGATACACTAACCAATGAAATACCAATTCTATTCAGAAAAGAAGTGTATGCTTCAGCTTGTTTAGCCGGGGCAGTTTTGTATCTCTCTTTGGATTATTTTGGTGTAGTTAGAAATACAAATCTGTTGGTTTCTATTGCGCTGATTATTATTATCCGTTTAGTGGCAGTTAGGTTCAAGCTAAATTTACCTATCCTTAATTAA
- a CDS encoding class I SAM-dependent methyltransferase → MEISELNKLLGNIDLYLLDQLLKGRFTKEMMILDAGCGEGRNTHYFIQKGYRIVGVDGNSSAISMARISGRTLDPNFDPLRFQVAELEDIPFHSEAFDAVLSSAVLHFAKNKIHFLELFQEHMRVLKPGGLFWLRMCTDAGGAFVFKDQPSDLMQNLPDGTIRFVLTEPLLKEIMNNHNLSLLEPAKSVLVHHKRAMGVFVFQKKAGKK, encoded by the coding sequence ATGGAGATTAGTGAACTTAATAAGTTGTTAGGAAATATAGACCTATATCTTTTAGATCAACTGCTAAAAGGGAGGTTTACCAAAGAAATGATGATTCTTGATGCTGGCTGTGGGGAAGGTAGAAATACACATTATTTTATTCAGAAAGGGTATCGGATAGTTGGAGTGGATGGCAATTCCTCGGCAATTAGCATGGCTAGGATTTCAGGTAGAACTTTGGATCCGAATTTCGATCCATTGAGATTTCAAGTTGCCGAGCTAGAAGATATTCCTTTCCATTCTGAAGCTTTTGATGCGGTGTTAAGTAGTGCCGTGTTGCATTTTGCAAAAAATAAGATTCATTTTCTTGAACTTTTTCAAGAGCATATGCGTGTGTTAAAGCCTGGTGGGCTCTTTTGGTTAAGGATGTGTACAGATGCCGGAGGAGCATTTGTTTTTAAAGATCAGCCTTCTGATTTGATGCAAAACCTTCCTGATGGAACCATACGATTTGTTTTGACTGAACCCTTACTTAAGGAAATTATGAATAATCATAACCTTAGCTTACTTGAACCGGCAAAATCTGTATTGGTACATCACAAAAGGGCCATGGGTGTATTTGTTTTTCAAAAAAAGGCCGGAAAAAAATAA
- a CDS encoding TonB-dependent receptor: MKEYLMSTILFFFSLTLFAQEGVIQGKVLNPINNNPIPFANIIVQGIDVGAVSDLEGNYVISGLAPGLYNVKASFVGFKSKTVFEVQVTKANAVQLDFELEEDASNLQEVVVDATFSRTEETPVSVRQLNANEIERYPGGNRDISRVIQSLPGVASSASFRNDIIIRGGAPNENKFFIDEIEVPVINHFATQGSSGGPVGILNVNLIQNVEVLSGGFPANRMNALSSFFEFQLKDGRRDKMLTQITLGASEVTLSNEGPIGEKTTYIFSARRSYLQGLFRLIGLPFLPTFNDFTFKTKTKINDKTELTVLGVGAIDQFALNFDVPDEETEEERDDRLYLLDNLPISTQWNYAMGAKLKKFRDNGFWTFIVSRNMLNNRSYKYAGNDESSEDNLQFNYLSQESENKFRAENSIFSKGYTLQYGMNYEFSRYLIENYDTKFTDQNGLPRDVSSISLFNSYGAFVMGSKKYFNDRLIVNLGLRMDGSDFGETAKNPLNQLSPRFSTSYQLKDNLFWNASAGIYYQKPPYTVLGFQNNEGVFENQVNDVKFMRSTHYITGFEWQFPAKNRKLSAEVFYKSYANYPSSIRNGIALANLGADFGVIGNEPVTSDAKGRAYGLELLAQQRLFSGFYGIAALTLVRSEFTNPNTGYLPSSWDNRFIVSLTAGKRFSKDWELGARWRFLGGTPYTPYDLESSSLRANWDLYNSGRFDFTRINGERLKSFHQLDLRVDKKYYYNKWNLNWYFDIQNAYNFQAEQQANLVPNRDDQDKLIVDPEDPSRYLIREVANPAGTVLPTIGVIVEF, encoded by the coding sequence ATGAAAGAGTATTTAATGTCAACCATTTTGTTTTTTTTCTCCCTGACGCTTTTTGCACAAGAAGGCGTAATACAAGGGAAGGTACTTAACCCAATCAATAATAATCCAATACCCTTTGCAAATATTATTGTGCAAGGAATAGATGTTGGAGCTGTTTCGGATTTGGAAGGAAATTATGTTATCAGTGGATTAGCACCTGGCTTGTATAATGTGAAAGCATCATTTGTGGGGTTCAAATCAAAAACGGTGTTTGAAGTTCAGGTTACCAAAGCCAATGCTGTACAATTGGACTTTGAATTGGAAGAAGATGCTTCCAATTTGCAAGAAGTTGTGGTGGATGCAACCTTTAGCAGAACAGAAGAAACCCCTGTGTCTGTCCGACAACTTAATGCCAATGAGATCGAACGTTACCCTGGAGGGAACAGAGACATTAGTAGAGTGATACAGTCCCTGCCCGGAGTGGCAAGTTCTGCAAGTTTCAGAAATGATATTATTATTAGGGGAGGAGCACCCAATGAGAATAAATTTTTTATCGATGAAATAGAAGTACCTGTAATCAATCATTTCGCGACGCAAGGATCTTCAGGTGGACCTGTGGGCATTTTAAATGTTAACCTGATTCAGAATGTTGAAGTTCTAAGCGGTGGCTTTCCTGCCAATAGAATGAATGCCTTGAGTTCCTTTTTTGAGTTCCAATTGAAAGATGGGAGACGAGATAAAATGCTCACTCAGATTACTTTGGGTGCAAGTGAAGTGACACTTTCTAATGAGGGACCTATAGGTGAGAAAACAACCTATATATTTTCCGCCAGAAGATCCTATCTTCAAGGGCTTTTTAGGTTGATTGGGCTACCCTTTTTGCCAACATTTAACGACTTCACCTTCAAAACCAAAACAAAAATCAATGACAAAACGGAATTGACCGTGTTGGGAGTAGGAGCCATAGATCAATTTGCACTAAATTTTGATGTTCCGGATGAGGAGACAGAAGAAGAAAGGGACGACAGGTTGTATTTGTTGGATAATTTACCAATATCCACTCAGTGGAACTATGCCATGGGGGCTAAATTAAAGAAATTTAGAGACAATGGGTTTTGGACTTTTATCGTAAGCCGGAATATGCTTAACAATCGTTCCTATAAATATGCAGGAAACGATGAATCCAGTGAGGATAATTTGCAATTTAACTATCTTTCCCAGGAAAGTGAAAATAAATTTAGAGCAGAAAATAGTATTTTCTCAAAAGGATATACCCTACAATACGGAATGAATTATGAATTCAGTCGGTATTTGATAGAAAACTATGATACCAAATTTACAGATCAAAATGGCCTCCCTAGAGATGTTTCTTCTATCTCTCTTTTTAATAGTTATGGAGCCTTTGTAATGGGCAGTAAAAAGTATTTTAATGATCGATTAATTGTGAATTTGGGTCTTCGTATGGATGGGAGTGATTTTGGTGAAACAGCTAAGAACCCCTTAAACCAACTTAGCCCTAGGTTTTCTACCAGTTATCAATTAAAAGACAATCTATTCTGGAATGCAAGTGCAGGCATTTACTATCAAAAGCCTCCCTATACTGTTTTAGGCTTCCAAAATAATGAGGGGGTTTTTGAGAATCAGGTGAATGATGTGAAATTTATGCGAAGTACACATTATATCACAGGTTTCGAATGGCAATTTCCGGCAAAAAACAGAAAGCTCTCTGCTGAGGTTTTTTATAAAAGCTATGCGAATTACCCCAGTTCTATTAGAAATGGTATCGCATTGGCAAACCTTGGAGCTGATTTTGGAGTGATAGGAAATGAGCCGGTTACCTCTGATGCCAAAGGCAGGGCTTATGGTTTAGAGCTTCTTGCCCAGCAGCGTTTATTCAGCGGGTTTTATGGTATTGCAGCGCTCACGTTGGTGAGGAGTGAATTCACCAACCCCAACACAGGGTATTTACCCTCCTCTTGGGACAACCGATTTATTGTAAGCCTTACAGCAGGGAAACGCTTTAGTAAAGATTGGGAACTGGGGGCTCGTTGGAGATTTTTGGGAGGAACACCTTACACTCCATATGACTTGGAATCTTCATCTTTACGTGCCAATTGGGATTTATACAACAGTGGACGGTTTGATTTTACAAGGATAAATGGAGAGCGATTAAAAAGTTTTCATCAGTTAGACTTGAGGGTAGATAAAAAATATTACTACAATAAATGGAATCTCAATTGGTATTTTGATATTCAAAATGCTTATAACTTCCAAGCTGAACAACAAGCAAACTTGGTTCCTAATCGAGATGATCAGGATAAATTGATTGTGGATCCGGAAGATCCAAGTCGCTATTTAATAAGGGAAGTGGCAAACCCTGCCGGAACGGTTTTGCCAACTATTGGTGTGATAGTGGAGTTCTAA
- a CDS encoding fatty acid desaturase, whose translation MNTSIKKQLHTSIDPKGIIIAFLVILLWTVSLVFLLQYPVNYTSPILYIGVLVQTHLYTGLFITAHDAMHGVVSRNIRLNHFIGWLAAILFAFNFYWKLFPNHHKHHRHVATDNDPDFHTSDNFISWYFSFILNYLTIWQFLLMAITFNLLQLIFPVPNLILFWMLPAILSTFQLFYFGTFLPHRGKHSNKHHSGTLKKNHVWAFVSCYFFGYHFEHHEFPNTPWWRLWKTKKLSN comes from the coding sequence ATGAATACTTCAATCAAAAAGCAATTGCATACTTCCATTGATCCTAAAGGCATCATTATCGCTTTTTTGGTCATTTTGCTTTGGACAGTTTCGTTGGTATTTTTACTTCAATATCCTGTAAATTACACAAGTCCAATTTTGTATATAGGTGTTCTGGTGCAGACCCACCTTTACACCGGGTTGTTTATTACTGCCCATGACGCCATGCATGGGGTGGTTTCGAGAAATATTAGGTTAAATCATTTTATAGGTTGGTTAGCTGCCATTTTGTTTGCTTTTAATTTTTATTGGAAGTTATTCCCCAACCACCACAAACATCACCGGCATGTAGCAACTGATAACGATCCTGATTTCCATACTTCAGATAATTTTATTTCTTGGTACTTTAGCTTTATTTTGAACTACCTTACCATTTGGCAGTTTCTCTTAATGGCCATAACATTTAATCTATTGCAATTAATTTTTCCTGTACCAAACCTGATATTGTTCTGGATGTTGCCAGCTATTTTATCAACCTTTCAATTGTTTTATTTTGGAACATTCCTACCTCATAGAGGAAAACATTCCAATAAACATCATTCTGGAACTTTGAAAAAAAACCATGTATGGGCTTTTGTATCCTGTTATTTTTTTGGTTATCATTTTGAACATCATGAATTTCCCAATACTCCTTGGTGGAGGCTTTGGAAAACCAAAAAACTGTCTAATTAA
- a CDS encoding 4-hydroxy-3-methylbut-2-enyl diphosphate reductase, whose protein sequence is MLKLNVHIDQFSGFCFGVVYAIEMAEDILNEEGHLYCLGDIVHNDEEVKRLTKKGLIIINHEELKNLTNEKVLIRAHGEPPATYELAIKNNLTLVDASCPVVLKLQNRIKNSFDKDENIYIYGKHGHAEVIGLLGQTRNKAVVFQDINELDLENIPKNITLYSQTTKSTDKFYEINNILKDNGITINTNDTICRQVSNRDKELRGFAAQFDHIVFVSGTKSSNGKVLFNVCKEKNPQTYFVSCPEEVDPNWFKTGQSVGICGATSTPMWLMEKVEETIKKF, encoded by the coding sequence ATGTTAAAACTGAATGTACATATTGATCAATTTTCAGGCTTTTGCTTTGGTGTGGTTTACGCTATAGAGATGGCAGAAGACATTCTAAATGAGGAAGGACATCTTTATTGTTTGGGAGACATAGTGCATAATGATGAAGAGGTAAAAAGGTTAACAAAAAAAGGATTAATCATCATTAATCATGAAGAGCTAAAGAATTTAACTAACGAAAAGGTTTTGATTAGGGCTCATGGTGAGCCTCCAGCTACCTATGAGTTGGCCATTAAAAATAATCTTACTTTGGTGGATGCCAGTTGCCCAGTGGTTTTAAAGCTTCAGAATAGAATTAAAAATTCTTTTGACAAGGATGAAAACATATACATCTATGGAAAACATGGGCATGCTGAGGTAATAGGCCTCCTTGGGCAAACAAGAAATAAAGCGGTGGTATTTCAAGATATTAATGAACTAGACCTTGAGAACATCCCTAAAAACATAACCCTATACAGTCAGACAACTAAGAGTACAGATAAGTTTTACGAAATCAATAATATTTTGAAAGACAATGGTATTACAATCAATACAAATGATACCATTTGTCGGCAAGTATCCAATCGTGACAAAGAGCTAAGGGGCTTTGCGGCACAGTTTGATCACATTGTTTTCGTGAGTGGTACTAAATCCTCCAACGGGAAGGTGCTATTTAATGTCTGCAAAGAAAAAAATCCTCAGACTTACTTTGTTTCATGTCCTGAAGAGGTAGATCCAAATTGGTTTAAAACGGGACAGAGTGTAGGGATTTGTGGGGCTACTTCAACGCCAATGTGGTTGATGGAAAAAGTGGAGGAAACCATCAAGAAGTTTTAA